The Pantoea nemavictus genome includes a region encoding these proteins:
- a CDS encoding ABC transporter ATP-binding protein: MSYLNVTQLNKSYGPTAIFENIDFSAEEGEFVTLLGPSGCGKSTLLRCIAGLTDVDSGKVLLQGQDIVPLPPQKRTIGMVFQSYALFPNMTVEKNVAFGLKMQKLASGDIQKRVMEVLALVELTDFARRYPHQLSGGQCQRVALARSLVTRPRLLLLDEPLSALDARIRRHLREQIRNIQKELKLTTLFVTHDQEEALTMSDRIVLMNRGKIVQNGNAERLYTEPADLFAAGFIGNYNLLSAEQALQLTGQTFSGQVAIRPESIRLCAPQDGIPATILSHSLLGNVIRYRVRAQNIELSIDVLNRSVADLHPAGMQIGLQLEMSTLRQVA; encoded by the coding sequence ATGAGTTATCTGAACGTCACTCAGTTGAATAAAAGCTACGGCCCGACCGCCATTTTTGAAAACATCGATTTTAGCGCCGAAGAGGGCGAGTTTGTCACCCTGCTCGGCCCAAGCGGCTGCGGCAAATCCACGCTGCTGCGCTGCATCGCCGGATTGACTGACGTTGATAGCGGTAAAGTGCTGCTGCAAGGTCAGGATATCGTGCCGCTGCCGCCGCAGAAGCGCACCATTGGCATGGTGTTCCAGAGCTACGCGCTGTTTCCGAATATGACGGTTGAGAAGAATGTGGCGTTTGGTCTGAAGATGCAGAAGCTGGCCAGCGGCGATATTCAAAAACGCGTGATGGAGGTGCTGGCGCTGGTCGAACTCACCGATTTCGCGCGCCGCTATCCGCATCAGCTTTCGGGCGGACAGTGTCAGCGCGTGGCGCTGGCACGTTCGCTGGTGACGCGTCCACGCTTGCTGCTGCTGGACGAACCGTTGTCGGCGCTGGATGCGCGTATTCGCCGTCATCTGCGCGAACAGATCCGTAATATTCAAAAAGAGCTAAAACTCACCACCCTGTTCGTCACCCACGATCAGGAAGAAGCGTTGACGATGTCCGATCGCATCGTGTTGATGAATCGTGGCAAGATCGTGCAGAACGGCAACGCTGAGAGGCTATATACCGAGCCAGCCGATCTGTTCGCCGCCGGATTTATTGGCAACTACAACCTGCTGAGCGCCGAGCAGGCATTGCAGCTTACCGGCCAAACATTTAGCGGCCAGGTGGCGATTCGTCCCGAGTCAATTCGGCTATGTGCGCCACAGGATGGCATTCCCGCCACCATCCTCAGCCATAGCTTGCTCGGCAACGTGATCCGCTATCGCGTGCGCGCACAAAACATCGAGCTATCGATTGATGTCCTCAACCGTAGCGTGGCAGATTTGCACCCCGCTGGCATGCAGATTGGGCTACAGTTAGAGATGTCGACGTTGCGCCAGGTCGCTTAA
- a CDS encoding ABC transporter permease, with amino-acid sequence MSRAEKFYHRLIVWLLLCILAAPLLATLLYGISTSWSDTILPQGFTLKWLTALWSDPRFLTALGHSLLVCFGALLFSLVLVLPAMFVIAYYYPKLDAVMNVLILMPFAVPPVVSSVGLLQLYSSSPLMLTGTPWILIGCYFTIALPFIYRAISNNMQAINLKELIDAAQLLGASTWQAALFVVLPNLRKGVFIAVLLSFSFLIGEFVFANMLVGTRYETLQVYLFNMRNGSGHFTSALVISYFAVVLLVTWLANALNPERG; translated from the coding sequence GTGTCTCGCGCGGAAAAATTTTACCATCGCCTGATTGTCTGGCTGCTGCTGTGCATCCTGGCCGCGCCGCTGCTGGCGACGCTGCTGTACGGCATTTCCACCAGCTGGAGCGACACTATTCTGCCGCAGGGCTTTACGCTTAAATGGCTGACTGCGCTGTGGAGCGATCCACGTTTCCTGACGGCGCTGGGACATTCGCTGCTGGTTTGCTTCGGTGCGCTGCTGTTCTCGCTGGTGCTGGTGCTGCCCGCCATGTTTGTGATCGCTTACTACTATCCGAAACTGGATGCGGTAATGAATGTGCTGATTCTGATGCCGTTCGCCGTGCCGCCGGTGGTGTCATCGGTCGGCCTGCTGCAGCTCTATTCGTCGTCACCCTTGATGCTGACCGGCACGCCGTGGATTTTGATCGGCTGCTACTTCACCATCGCTTTGCCATTTATCTACCGCGCCATCTCCAACAACATGCAGGCGATCAACCTAAAAGAGCTGATTGATGCCGCCCAGCTGCTCGGCGCCAGCACCTGGCAGGCTGCGCTGTTTGTGGTGCTGCCAAACCTGCGTAAAGGGGTGTTTATCGCGGTGCTGCTCTCCTTCTCCTTCCTGATTGGTGAATTCGTCTTCGCTAACATGCTGGTCGGCACCCGCTATGAAACCTTGCAGGTTTATCTGTTTAACATGCGCAACGGCAGCGGCCACTTCACCAGTGCGCTGGTGATCTCCTATTTTGCCGTCGTTCTGCTGGTCACATGGCTGGCGAATGCCCTCAATCCTGAACGAGGCTGA
- a CDS encoding ABC transporter permease codes for MKGKTLASLLLLPFALFWVAFQLAPLLWIAINSFWSDMNERWGIDNYSDILTSPFYLQAFRLSLDISIWSSIYGLLISLIAGYSLHQLGSGRFQRFLMSFTNMTSNFAGVPLAFAFVILLGLNGCLTLLLRHYGVLEGFKLFSRDGMVLVYTWFQIPLGILLLYPAFDGLRQDWQESAALLGAGRGRYWWHIGLPILFPALLGTFVILLANALGAYATIYALTTGNFNVVPVRIAALVSGDISLDPNTGGALAMLLVLIMALITVVQQYLVRRSYLNAKAS; via the coding sequence ATGAAAGGAAAAACGCTCGCTTCCCTGCTGCTGCTGCCTTTTGCCCTGTTCTGGGTGGCGTTTCAGCTCGCACCGCTGCTGTGGATTGCTATCAACAGCTTCTGGAGCGACATGAATGAGCGTTGGGGCATTGATAACTATAGCGATATTCTCACTTCGCCATTCTATTTACAGGCCTTTCGCCTGTCGCTGGATATCTCCATCTGGTCAAGCATTTATGGTCTGCTGATCTCGCTGATTGCTGGATATTCGTTACATCAACTCGGCAGCGGGCGTTTTCAGCGCTTTTTAATGTCATTTACCAACATGACCAGCAACTTCGCCGGCGTGCCGCTGGCGTTTGCCTTTGTCATCCTGCTTGGCCTGAACGGCTGCCTGACGCTGCTGCTGCGCCATTACGGCGTGCTGGAGGGCTTTAAGCTGTTCTCGCGCGACGGCATGGTGCTGGTTTACACCTGGTTCCAAATCCCGCTTGGCATTTTGCTGCTCTATCCGGCGTTTGATGGCTTGCGGCAGGATTGGCAGGAGTCCGCCGCGCTGCTGGGCGCGGGGCGCGGGCGCTATTGGTGGCATATCGGTTTACCGATTCTGTTCCCGGCGCTACTCGGCACCTTCGTGATTTTGCTGGCTAACGCGCTCGGTGCTTACGCCACCATTTACGCGCTGACAACCGGCAACTTTAACGTGGTGCCGGTGCGCATCGCGGCGCTGGTATCCGGCGATATCTCACTCGATCCCAATACCGGCGGTGCCCTGGCGATGCTGCTGGTGCTGATCATGGCGCTGATTACCGTGGTGCAGCAATATCTGGTGCGCCGCAGCTATCTCAACGCCAAAGCGTCTTAA
- a CDS encoding alkaline phosphatase family protein gives MKTILVVLDGLSNQVAQHAMGYLFAECAQGNGQYYTLTCELPSLSRPLYECILTGIPPVRSGIIHNGVSRLSNQRSIFHYARAAGLTTAAAAYHWVSELYNHSPFNAARDRHTIAPDLPIQYGHFYWDDGYPDSHLFEDAESLRLRHDPDFLLIHPMNIDDAGHKHSLSSPQYRNRARMADGYLSQWMPGWLAAGYQVIVTADHGMNDDRSHGGILPEETQVPLFVFGAGFSLQPDLKPQQTELCGIVCQLLGVEHDKPVCRALLAEPQ, from the coding sequence ATGAAAACAATCCTGGTAGTGTTGGATGGCCTGAGCAATCAGGTAGCGCAGCACGCGATGGGCTATCTGTTTGCCGAATGCGCGCAGGGCAACGGCCAGTATTACACGCTGACCTGCGAGCTGCCTTCGCTGTCGCGTCCGCTGTATGAATGCATTCTCACCGGCATTCCACCGGTGCGCAGCGGCATTATTCATAATGGCGTCAGCCGCTTGAGTAATCAGCGCAGCATCTTCCATTATGCGCGTGCAGCCGGTCTCACCACCGCTGCGGCCGCCTATCACTGGGTGAGTGAACTCTACAATCACTCCCCGTTCAATGCAGCGCGCGACCGGCATACGATCGCACCCGACCTGCCGATTCAGTATGGGCACTTTTACTGGGACGACGGCTATCCGGATTCCCATCTGTTTGAGGACGCGGAAAGCCTGCGCCTGCGCCACGATCCGGACTTCCTGCTAATCCACCCGATGAACATTGACGATGCCGGGCACAAACACAGTTTGTCATCGCCGCAATATCGCAACCGCGCGCGCATGGCCGATGGTTACCTGTCGCAGTGGATGCCCGGTTGGCTGGCAGCCGGATATCAGGTGATTGTCACCGCCGATCACGGCATGAACGATGACCGCTCGCACGGCGGCATTTTGCCCGAAGAGACGCAGGTGCCGCTGTTTGTGTTTGGCGCCGGTTTTTCACTGCAGCCGGATCTCAAACCCCAGCAGACCGAGCTATGCGGTATCGTCTGCCAGTTACTCGGCGTTGAGCATGATAAGCCAGTTTGCCGCGCGTTACTGGCGGAGCCGCAGTAA
- a CDS encoding ABC transporter substrate-binding protein, producing MKAFIASVVASAVLLALPAAQAADNDLAALEKAARAEGQVNSVGMPDSWANWKDTWSDLSSKYGLKHSDTDMSSAQELAKFAAEKENASADIGDVGAAFGPIAVAKGVAQPYKPTHWDQIPSWAKDQDGNWMLAYTGTIAFLVDKQQVKDVPHSWADLKKGKYVVTIGDVGTAAQAANGVLAASYAMGGDEKNVKPALSFFGDLAKEGRLGVTDPVIANIEKGEIQVAVVWDFNGLNYRDQIDKNRYEVVIPSDGSVTSGYSTIINKYAKHPNAAKLAREYILSDEGQINLAKGYARPIRAEHLTLPADVQAKLLPQSEYKNARPIKDQAAWDKTSKMLPRLWQENVIINMKQ from the coding sequence ATGAAAGCGTTTATCGCCTCTGTAGTAGCCAGTGCCGTACTGCTTGCGCTGCCTGCCGCGCAAGCTGCAGATAATGACCTCGCCGCGTTAGAAAAAGCCGCGCGCGCTGAAGGCCAGGTTAACAGCGTCGGCATGCCAGATAGCTGGGCCAACTGGAAAGATACCTGGAGTGATCTCAGCAGCAAATATGGTCTGAAGCACAGCGACACTGACATGTCTTCTGCGCAAGAGCTGGCAAAATTTGCTGCAGAGAAGGAGAACGCCAGCGCCGATATCGGTGATGTGGGCGCCGCTTTCGGTCCGATTGCCGTCGCGAAAGGCGTAGCACAACCTTATAAGCCAACGCATTGGGATCAAATTCCGAGCTGGGCGAAAGATCAGGATGGCAACTGGATGCTGGCCTACACCGGCACCATCGCCTTCCTGGTCGATAAGCAGCAGGTGAAAGATGTGCCACACAGCTGGGCCGATTTAAAGAAAGGTAAGTATGTGGTCACTATCGGCGACGTCGGTACTGCAGCTCAAGCGGCCAACGGTGTTCTGGCGGCCAGCTACGCCATGGGCGGTGACGAGAAGAACGTTAAACCGGCGCTGAGCTTCTTCGGTGACCTGGCGAAAGAGGGCCGTCTTGGCGTAACCGATCCGGTGATTGCCAACATCGAGAAAGGCGAAATTCAAGTTGCCGTGGTGTGGGACTTCAACGGTCTGAACTATCGCGATCAAATCGACAAAAATCGCTACGAAGTGGTGATCCCCTCCGATGGTTCCGTCACCTCAGGCTACAGCACCATCATCAACAAGTACGCTAAACACCCAAATGCCGCCAAGCTGGCGCGTGAATACATCTTGTCTGATGAAGGCCAGATCAACCTGGCGAAAGGCTATGCGCGTCCGATTCGTGCTGAGCATTTAACCCTGCCGGCTGACGTGCAGGCCAAACTGTTACCGCAGTCTGAGTATAAAAATGCCCGTCCAATCAAAGACCAAGCGGCATGGGATAAGACGTCGAAAATGCTGCCGCGCCTGTGGCAGGAGAACGTCATCATCAATATGAAACAGTAA
- a CDS encoding UTRA domain-containing protein: protein MLSKTADMIAAGVRERIENGEFASGRLPAERALSEHYSTTRITLREALGLLEAQGIIYRELRRGWFLAPPRLVYNPSHHSHFHAMAAEQGRVASTEVLEAREVPAQLAIAHHLQLLEGDKVYRIRRLRRIDGRAVLYVEHYLNPAYFPGLLDEDLTRSLTDLYDQRYGIRYGGARFTILPGPLPVRAAPALNVASGTPGLLITRINRDQHKRVIDCDCEFWRYDALCVDVEV, encoded by the coding sequence ATGTTGTCAAAAACGGCGGATATGATTGCGGCAGGCGTGCGGGAACGCATTGAAAACGGTGAATTTGCCAGCGGTCGTTTGCCTGCGGAGCGCGCGTTAAGCGAACACTATTCCACCACGCGCATCACGCTGCGTGAGGCGTTGGGTTTGCTGGAAGCGCAGGGCATAATTTATCGCGAATTGCGCCGTGGCTGGTTTCTCGCACCGCCGCGCCTGGTTTATAACCCTTCGCATCACAGCCATTTTCATGCGATGGCGGCCGAGCAAGGTCGCGTTGCCAGCACCGAAGTGCTTGAAGCGCGTGAAGTGCCAGCCCAGTTGGCGATTGCGCATCATCTGCAGCTGCTGGAGGGCGACAAGGTGTACCGCATTCGCCGTTTGCGCCGCATTGACGGCCGCGCGGTGTTGTATGTTGAGCATTACCTTAATCCAGCCTATTTCCCGGGCTTGCTGGATGAAGATCTCACGCGTTCACTCACCGATCTCTATGACCAGCGCTACGGCATCCGCTACGGTGGCGCGCGCTTTACTATTTTGCCGGGGCCACTTCCGGTGCGTGCTGCGCCTGCGCTCAATGTCGCCAGCGGTACGCCGGGCTTACTGATTACCCGCATCAACCGCGATCAGCACAAGCGAGTGATTGATTGTGACTGCGAGTTCTGGCGCTACGACGCACTGTGCGTGGATGTTGAAGTATAA
- the psiE gene encoding phosphate-starvation-inducible protein PsiE produces MTIKTGVGQYISLALQWVLNIGLIILAIILVVFLGKETIHLANVLFSTGEQTSSYLLIEGIVIYFLYFEFIALIVKYFQSGYHFPLRYFIYIGITAIIRLIIVDHKNPFDTLYYSAAILILVVTLWLANSNRLKRE; encoded by the coding sequence ATGACAATAAAAACAGGGGTTGGGCAGTACATTTCATTAGCATTGCAGTGGGTGCTCAACATTGGCCTGATTATTCTGGCCATTATTCTGGTGGTGTTTCTCGGTAAGGAAACCATTCATCTGGCCAATGTGTTGTTCAGCACCGGTGAGCAGACCTCTTCTTATCTGCTGATTGAAGGCATCGTGATCTATTTCCTCTATTTCGAATTTATCGCGTTGATTGTGAAGTACTTTCAGTCGGGCTATCACTTTCCGCTGCGCTATTTTATCTACATCGGTATCACCGCCATTATTCGCCTGATCATCGTCGACCATAAAAACCCGTTTGATACGCTCTATTATTCAGCGGCGATTTTGATTCTGGTAGTGACGCTGTGGCTGGCAAACAGTAACCGCCTGAAGCGCGAGTAA
- the ubiC gene encoding chorismate lyase, with the protein MSHDALRQLRALHWLPASSPRLSAPLLDWLLEEDSMTRRFEQHCQQVTVELIREAFIGADEVTDEAEFLPADQRFWLREIVLCGDGEPWLIGRTVVPESTLHGPEQMLQQLGTRPLGRYLFSSSTLSRDFIDPGQVDDLWGRRSRLRLSGKPLLLTELFLPASPLYRALEQG; encoded by the coding sequence ATGTCGCATGACGCGCTGCGCCAGTTACGCGCACTGCACTGGCTGCCAGCCTCTTCCCCACGGCTTTCTGCCCCTTTACTCGACTGGTTACTCGAAGAAGATTCCATGACGCGTCGCTTTGAGCAGCATTGCCAGCAAGTGACGGTAGAACTCATTCGTGAAGCGTTTATTGGTGCCGATGAGGTAACGGATGAAGCTGAATTTCTGCCGGCTGATCAACGCTTTTGGCTACGCGAAATTGTACTGTGCGGCGATGGCGAACCCTGGCTGATTGGCCGCACCGTGGTGCCGGAAAGTACCCTTCACGGCCCGGAGCAGATGCTGCAACAGCTGGGTACGCGCCCGCTTGGTCGCTATCTGTTTTCTTCATCGACTCTAAGTCGCGATTTTATCGATCCTGGCCAGGTAGACGATTTGTGGGGACGTCGTTCCCGCCTGCGTTTATCAGGCAAACCGCTACTGCTAACCGAACTGTTTTTACCGGCGTCGCCGCTGTATCGCGCGCTGGAGCAAGGATAA
- the ubiA gene encoding 4-hydroxybenzoate octaprenyltransferase has translation MQNTLPMTKWQAYCRLMRIDKPIGTVLLLWPTMWALWLSGMAIPPLPVLLVFVLGVIVMRAAGCVINDYADRKIDGHVKRTASRPLASGAVTEKEAKLLFAGLGIVAFMLVLTMNTMTILLSFGGLALAWVYPFMKRYTHLPQVVLGAAFGWAIPMGWAAVSESLPLVCWLVFIANICWTVAYDTQYAMVDRDDDLKIGVKSTAILFGRYDKLIIGLLQLATLGLMVLVGMMLNLNGAFYWALLLAAGLFVHQQKLIAQRERDACFQAFLNNNYVGMVLFIGILLSTVPFADLL, from the coding sequence GTGCAAAACACCTTACCCATGACCAAATGGCAGGCTTACTGCCGCCTGATGCGTATCGATAAACCGATCGGCACCGTTCTACTGTTGTGGCCGACGATGTGGGCGCTGTGGCTCTCGGGCATGGCGATTCCGCCGCTACCGGTGCTGCTGGTGTTTGTGCTCGGCGTCATCGTGATGCGTGCTGCAGGCTGCGTCATCAATGACTATGCTGACCGAAAAATCGATGGCCACGTCAAGCGTACCGCATCACGTCCGCTGGCCAGCGGCGCGGTAACGGAGAAGGAAGCCAAACTGCTGTTTGCCGGGCTGGGAATAGTAGCCTTTATGCTGGTACTGACCATGAACACCATGACCATTTTGCTGTCGTTTGGCGGTCTGGCGCTGGCATGGGTCTATCCGTTTATGAAACGCTACACGCATCTGCCGCAGGTAGTTCTGGGGGCGGCATTTGGCTGGGCTATTCCGATGGGGTGGGCGGCAGTTAGTGAGTCCTTACCTTTGGTGTGTTGGTTGGTATTCATCGCTAACATCTGCTGGACGGTGGCCTATGATACGCAATATGCGATGGTGGACCGCGATGATGATCTGAAGATTGGCGTGAAATCCACAGCGATCCTGTTTGGTCGTTATGACAAACTGATTATCGGTTTACTGCAGCTGGCGACGCTTGGCCTGATGGTACTGGTGGGCATGATGCTCAATCTGAATGGGGCATTTTACTGGGCGCTACTGCTGGCGGCAGGCTTATTTGTGCATCAGCAGAAACTGATTGCTCAGCGCGAGCGCGATGCTTGCTTCCAGGCGTTTCTGAATAACAACTATGTGGGCATGGTGCTATTTATCGGCATTTTGCTCAGCACCGTACCGTTCGCCGATTTGCTGTAA
- the plsB gene encoding glycerol-3-phosphate 1-O-acyltransferase PlsB, translated as MSGWRKLYYKLLNLPLSILVKSKVIPTDPVSEHGIDPTRPVMYVLPYDSKADLLTLRAQCLKHDLPDPLAPLEIDGTLLPRHVFIHDGPRVIPYFVANPESVKLFHDYLDLHRSNPQLDVQMLPVAVMFGRAPGREIQGEATPHLRILNGVQKFFAILWHGRDSFVRFSQTVSLRQMATEHGTDKSIAQKLARVARIHFARQRLAAVGPRLPARQDLFNKLLQSKAIEKAVEDEARSKKISHEKAQQNAIEMMEEVAANFSYEAIKVTDRVMGWLWSRLYQGITVHGGERVRQLAQDGHEIVYVPCHRSHMDYLLLSYVLYHQGLVPPHIAAGINLNFWPAGPIFRRLGAFFIRRTFKGNKLYSTVFREYLGELFSRGYSVEYFVEGGRSRTGRLLDPKTGTLSMTLQAMLRGGSRPITFVPIYIGYEHVMEVGTYAKELRGAAKEKESFLQMVRGLRKLRNLGQGYVNFGEPLPLMNYLNKNVPEWRDAIDPIEPQRPAWMTPAVNDIAAKLMVRINEAGAANAMNLCVTALLASRQRSLTREQLIEQLECYTQLLRNVPYSPEATVPDMSAEALLDHAMGMNKFETEQDNIGDIIILPREQAVLMTYYRNNIHHMLVMPSLIAAIVQQHREISDVELLRQVSLVYPMLKSELFLRWDKAELPAVLNALCAEMARQGLITLQDGMLKMTPARHRSLQLLAAGIRETLQRFAITFAILSAKPAINRGTLEKESRTLAQRLSVLHGINAPEFFDKAVFTALVLTLRDEGYISDKGDADAERSHMMWQMLAELVTSDVRLTIESAVAHD; from the coding sequence ATGTCAGGTTGGCGTAAACTCTATTACAAATTATTGAATTTACCACTCTCTATTTTGGTAAAAAGTAAGGTCATTCCGACCGATCCCGTCTCTGAACACGGGATCGATCCGACACGTCCAGTGATGTATGTTTTGCCTTATGATTCAAAGGCTGACCTTCTCACGCTACGGGCGCAATGTCTGAAACATGATCTGCCCGATCCGCTGGCTCCACTGGAGATCGATGGCACCTTGCTACCGCGCCACGTGTTTATTCACGATGGCCCGCGCGTTATTCCCTATTTCGTGGCGAATCCGGAATCAGTAAAGCTATTCCACGACTATCTCGATTTGCACCGCAGCAACCCACAGCTCGATGTCCAGATGTTACCCGTTGCGGTGATGTTTGGTCGTGCGCCGGGACGTGAAATTCAGGGAGAAGCGACACCGCATCTGCGTATTCTGAATGGCGTGCAGAAGTTCTTCGCCATTTTGTGGCACGGCCGCGATAGCTTCGTTCGCTTCTCGCAAACCGTATCGCTGCGCCAGATGGCGACCGAACACGGCACCGACAAGTCGATTGCGCAGAAACTGGCACGTGTCGCGCGCATTCACTTTGCCCGCCAGCGCCTGGCCGCTGTCGGACCGCGTCTGCCCGCGCGTCAGGACCTCTTCAATAAGCTGTTGCAATCCAAAGCGATTGAAAAAGCAGTCGAAGATGAAGCGCGTAGTAAAAAGATTTCGCATGAGAAAGCTCAGCAGAATGCCATCGAAATGATGGAAGAAGTGGCGGCAAACTTCTCTTACGAAGCGATTAAAGTGACCGACCGCGTAATGGGCTGGCTGTGGAGCCGCCTTTATCAGGGCATCACCGTCCACGGTGGCGAGCGCGTGCGTCAGCTGGCGCAGGATGGCCATGAGATTGTCTATGTGCCCTGCCATCGCAGCCATATGGACTACCTGCTGCTCTCTTATGTGCTCTATCACCAGGGCCTGGTGCCGCCGCACATTGCCGCAGGTATCAATCTGAATTTCTGGCCAGCAGGCCCGATTTTCCGTCGTCTGGGCGCGTTCTTTATTCGTCGTACCTTCAAGGGCAACAAGCTCTACTCCACGGTGTTCCGCGAATACCTTGGCGAGCTGTTTAGCCGTGGTTATTCGGTTGAGTACTTTGTTGAGGGCGGACGCTCACGCACTGGACGTTTGCTGGACCCGAAAACCGGCACCTTATCGATGACGCTGCAGGCGATGCTGCGTGGCGGCAGTCGTCCCATCACTTTCGTGCCGATTTACATTGGTTATGAGCACGTAATGGAAGTGGGTACTTACGCTAAAGAGTTGCGTGGCGCCGCCAAAGAGAAAGAGAGTTTCCTGCAGATGGTGCGCGGCTTACGTAAGTTGCGCAATCTTGGTCAGGGCTATGTCAACTTTGGCGAACCGCTGCCGTTGATGAATTACCTCAACAAAAACGTGCCGGAATGGCGTGACGCGATCGATCCGATCGAACCACAACGTCCTGCCTGGATGACGCCAGCCGTGAATGATATTGCGGCGAAGCTGATGGTACGCATCAACGAAGCGGGTGCGGCGAACGCCATGAACCTGTGCGTCACCGCGCTGCTGGCCTCACGTCAGCGCTCATTGACGCGCGAACAACTGATTGAGCAGCTTGAGTGCTACACCCAACTGCTGCGCAACGTGCCGTATTCACCGGAAGCAACGGTACCGGATATGAGCGCCGAAGCGCTACTTGATCACGCCATGGGCATGAACAAGTTCGAGACTGAGCAAGACAACATTGGCGACATCATCATTCTGCCGCGCGAGCAGGCGGTGCTGATGACCTACTATCGCAACAACATCCATCACATGCTGGTGATGCCGTCGCTGATTGCCGCCATTGTGCAGCAGCATCGCGAAATCAGCGATGTTGAGCTGCTGCGCCAGGTTAGCCTGGTGTATCCGATGTTGAAGAGCGAGCTGTTCCTGCGTTGGGATAAAGCGGAATTGCCTGCGGTGCTCAACGCTCTGTGCGCCGAGATGGCGCGCCAGGGGCTGATCACACTGCAAGACGGCATGCTGAAAATGACACCGGCGCGTCACCGTTCGCTGCAGCTGCTGGCGGCAGGTATTCGTGAAACGCTACAGCGCTTTGCGATTACCTTCGCCATTCTCAGCGCAAAACCGGCCATTAACCGCGGCACGCTGGAGAAGGAGAGCCGCACGTTGGCTCAACGCCTGTCAGTGCTGCACGGCATTAACGCGCCAGAGTTCTTTGATAAAGCGGTATTTACTGCGCTGGTGCTAACGCTGCGTGATGAAGGTTACATCAGTGATAAAGGCGATGCTGATGCAGAACGGAGTCATATGATGTGGCAAATGCTGGCGGAGTTAGTGACCAGCGATGTGCGTCTGACGATTGAGAGCGCGGTCGCGCACGATTAA
- a CDS encoding diacylglycerol kinase: MANNVTGLVRIVKAAGYSWQGLRAAWQHEAAFRQEAIAALVAIIVACWLDVDAISRVLMIGSVVLIIIVEILNSAIEAVVDRIGQEQHPLAGRAKDMGSAAVLLTILLALFVWIALLWTHLR, from the coding sequence ATGGCAAATAACGTCACCGGTCTAGTAAGAATAGTGAAAGCAGCCGGTTATTCCTGGCAGGGCTTGCGTGCCGCATGGCAGCATGAAGCCGCATTTCGCCAGGAGGCGATTGCCGCGCTGGTGGCTATTATCGTGGCCTGTTGGCTGGATGTTGATGCCATTTCCCGCGTGTTAATGATTGGTTCGGTGGTACTTATCATCATTGTTGAAATCCTTAATAGCGCCATCGAAGCGGTGGTAGACCGCATCGGTCAGGAGCAGCATCCGTTAGCCGGGCGTGCCAAAGATATGGGATCGGCTGCCGTGTTGCTGACTATCTTACTGGCTCTGTTTGTCTGGATCGCGCTGCTCTGGACGCATTTGAGATAG
- the lexA gene encoding transcriptional repressor LexA, with protein MKALTARQQQVYDLIRDHINQTGMPPTRAEIAAQLGFRSPNAAEEHLKALARKGVIEIVSGASRGIRLLMEEEPSEGLPLIGRVAAGEPLLAQEHIEAHYQVDANLFKPSADFLLRVSGMSMKDIGIMDGDLLAVHKTQEVRNGQVVVARIDDEVTVKRWKKQGAIVHLLPENNDFQPIIVDTREQSLTVEGLAVGIVRNGEWL; from the coding sequence ATGAAAGCGCTAACTGCAAGGCAGCAACAGGTCTATGACCTGATTCGCGACCATATTAACCAGACGGGCATGCCGCCAACGCGTGCGGAAATTGCTGCGCAACTGGGTTTTCGCTCGCCCAATGCTGCTGAAGAGCATCTGAAAGCGCTGGCGCGAAAAGGCGTTATTGAAATTGTTTCCGGCGCATCGCGCGGGATACGCCTGCTGATGGAAGAAGAGCCGAGCGAAGGTTTGCCATTAATTGGCCGCGTCGCTGCTGGCGAGCCGCTGCTGGCACAAGAGCACATTGAAGCGCACTATCAGGTTGATGCCAACCTGTTCAAACCCAGCGCCGATTTCCTGCTACGCGTTAGCGGTATGTCGATGAAAGATATCGGCATTATGGATGGCGATCTGTTAGCGGTGCATAAAACTCAGGAAGTGCGTAACGGCCAGGTTGTGGTGGCGCGCATTGATGATGAAGTCACCGTGAAACGCTGGAAAAAGCAGGGCGCGATTGTCCATCTTCTGCCGGAAAATAACGATTTCCAGCCGATTATCGTTGATACCCGCGAGCAGTCACTGACCGTTGAAGGTTTGGCTGTGGGAATTGTGCGCAACGGCGAATGGCTCTGA